In one window of Pristiophorus japonicus isolate sPriJap1 chromosome 9, sPriJap1.hap1, whole genome shotgun sequence DNA:
- the LOC139273924 gene encoding cilia- and flagella-associated protein 53-like translates to MQIKAADVGNLKENQQMLGMLQLEETIHRRAELKEAIHRSQLDETIHTRSQLEEVIHRRSQLDETIHRRSELKEAIHRSQLDETIHRRSQLEEVIHRRSQLEEVIHRRLQLEEVIHRRSQLEATIHRRSQLDETIHRRSQLEEVIHRRLQLEEVIHRRSQLEEVIHRRLQLEEVIHRRSQLEEVIHRRLQLEEVIHRRSQLEATIHRRSQLEEVIHRRLQLEAVIHRRSQLEEVMHRRSELEEMIHRRSELEEVMHRRSELEEMIHRRLQLEEVMHRRSELEEMIHRRSQLEEVMHRRSQLEEVIHRRSELEEVMHRRSELEEMIHRRSQLEEVMHRRSQ, encoded by the exons ATGCAGATAAaagctgcagatgttggaaatctgaaagaaaatcAGCAAATGCTGGGAAT gtTACAGTTGGAAGAGACGATACACAGGAGGGCAGAGTTGAAAGAGGCGATACACAGGTCACAGTTGGATGAGACAATacacacaaggtcacagttggaagaGGTGATACACAGGAGGTCACAGTTGGATGAGACGATACACAGGAGGTCAGAGTTGAAAGAGGCGATACACAGGTCACAGTTGGATGAGACAATAcacagaaggtcacagttggaagAGGTGATACACAGGAGGTCACAGTTGGAAGAGGTGATACACAGGAGGCTACAGTTAGAAGAGGTGATACACAGGAGGTCACAGTTGGAAGCGACGATACACAGGAGGTCACAGTTGGATGAGACAATAcacagaaggtcacagttggaagAGGTGATACACAGGAGGCTACAGTTGGAAGAGGTGATACACAGGAGGTCACAGTTGGAAGAGGTGATACACAGGAGGCTACAGTTGGAAGAGGTGATACACAGGAGGTCACAGTTGGAAGAGGTGATACACAGGAGGCTACAGTTGGAAGAGGTGATACACAGGAGGTCACAGTTGGAAGCGACGATAcacagaaggtcacagttggaagAGGTGATACACAGGAGGCTACAGTTGGAAGCAGTGATACACAGGAGGTCACAGTTGGAAGAGGTGATGCACAGGAGGTCAGAGTTGGAAGAGATGATACACAGGAGGTCAGAGTTGGAAGAGGTGATGCACAGGAGGTCAGAGTTGGAAGAGATGATACACAGGAGATTACAGTTGGAAGAGGTGATGCACAGGAGGTCAGAGTTGGAAGAGATGATACACAGGAGGTCACAGTTGGAAGAGGTGATGCACAGGAGGTCGCAGTTGGAAGAGGTGATACACAGGAGGTCAGAGTTGGAAGAGGTGATGCACAGGAGGTCAGAGTTGGAAGAGATGATACACAGGAGGTCACAGTTGGAAGAGGTGATGCACAGGAGGTCACAGTAG